The sequence GCAGGTCAGCGGCTATGCCGTCAGCACTCGATCACGTTGACCGCGAGCCCGCCCCGCGCGGTCTCCTTGTACTTGACCTTCATGTCGGCGCCGGTCTGCTTCATGGTCTTGATGACCTTGTCGAGGGAGACGTGGTGGCGGCCGTCGCCGCGCATGGCCATGCGGGCGGCGGTGACGGCCTTGACCGCGGCCATGCCGTTGCGCTCGATGCAGGGGATCTGGACGAGGCCGCCGACGGGGTCGCAGGTGAGGCCGAGGTTGTGCTCCATGCCGATCTCGGCGGCGTTCTCGACCTGTTCCGGGGTGAGCCCGAGGATCTCCGCGAGGCCGCCCGCGGCCATGGAGCAGGCCGAGCCGACCTCGCCCTGGCAGCCGACCTCGGCGCCGGAGATGGAGGCGTTCTCCTTGAAGAGCATGCCGATCGCGCCCGCGGCCAGCAGGAACCGGACCACCGCGTCGTCCCGGTCGGCGGCGGAGGTGGTGGGCGAGCAGACGAAGGCGAGGTAGTAGTGCAGGACGGCCGGGATGATCCCGGCGGCGCCGTTGGTGGGGGCGGTGACGACCCGGCCGCCCGCCGCGTTCTCCTCGTTGACGGCCATCGCGTAGAGGGTGATCCACTCCATCGCGCGGGTGGACGGATCGCCCTCGGCCCGCAGCTGGCGGGCGGACTGCGCGGCGCGGCGGCGCACCTTCAGGCCGCCGGGCAGGATGCCCTCACGGGACATGCCCCGCTCCACGCAGTCCCGCATCACCTGCCAGATCTCCAGCAGCCCGGCCCGGATCTCGGCCTCGCCGCGCCAGGCCTTCTCGTTCTCCATCATCAGCGCGGAGATCGACAGCCCGGTCTCCCGGGACAGCCGCAGCAGTTCGTCGCCGGTGCGGAAGGGGTGGCGTAGCACCGTGTCGTCCAGCTTGATCCGGTCCTCGCCGACCGCGTCCTCGTCGACCACGAAGCCGCCGCCCACCGAGTAGTAGGTCTTCGCCAGCAGCACCTCGCCGGCGTCGTCGTACGCCGACAGCGTCATCCCGTTGGCGTGGTACGGCAGCGAGCGGCGCCGGTGCAGCACCAGGTCGGTGTCGGCGTCGAAGGCGATCTCGTGGGTGCCCAGCAGGCCCAGCCGGTGCTCGGCGCGGATACGGGCGACCTCGTCGTCGGCCGTCTCCACGTCGACGGTGCGCGGCGAGTGGCCGGACAGGCCCAGCAGGACGGCCTTCGGGGTGCCGTGGCCGTGGCCGGTCGCCCCGAGCGAGCCGAACAGCTCGGCCCGGACGGAGACGGTATGGGCGAGCAGCGCCTCGTTCTTCAGGCGGTGCACGAAGATGTTCGCCGCCCGCATCGGGCCGACGGTGTGCGAGCTGGACGGGCCTATTCCGATGGAGAACAGGTCGAAGACGGAGATTGCCACGGTGTTCTTAGCTCCTGGGGTTCGCGGACGCCGTTGTCCGCAGGGTGCTGCGGCCGCGCTCGGCGGGGGCGCGCTGCCGGGCCGGATACGGTGTCCCGCCGGCCGGCCGGTGGCCGGTTCGTGCCCGCCTCCCCCTTGAGCTTCGCACGGGGGAGTACCCGCGACCACGTGGCGCGGGCGGACACGAACCGGCGACCCGGCTACAGGCCCGGGTACAGCGGGTGCTTCTCCGCCAGCGCGGTGACCCTCTGCCGCAAGGGCCCGCTCTCCGACGGCGGGAAGGCCGGCGACGCGGTGAGCGTCGCCGCGATGATGTCGGCGACCTCGCGGAAGTCGTCGGCGGTGAAGCCCCGCGTCGCCAGCGCGGGCGTGCCGATCCGCAGACCCGAGGTGACCATCGGGGGCCGCGGGTCGTTCGGGATCGCGTTGCGGTTGACGGTGATGCCGACCGCGTGCAGCCGGTCCTCGGCCTGCTGGCCGTCGAGCGCGGAGTTGCGCAGGTCGACCAGGACCAGGTGGACGTCGGTACCGCCGGAGAGCACGGAGACGCCGAGTTCCGCCACGTCGGGCCGGGTCAGCCGGTCGGCGAGGATCTTCGCGCCCTCCAGCGTACGGGACTGGCGGTCCTTGAACTCGTCCGTCGCCGCGGCCTTGAACGCGACCGCCTTCGCGGCGATCACATGCTCCAGCGGGCCGCCCTGCTGCCCCGGGAAGACCGCCGAGTTGATCTTCTTGGCGAGTTCGGCCTTGGCCAGGATCACCCCGCCGCGCGGGCCGCCGAGCGTCTTGTGGGTCGTGGTGGTGACCACGTCGGCGTACGGCACGGGGGAGGGGTGCAGCCCGGCCGCGACCAGCCCGGCGAAGTGCGCCATGTCGACCATCAGGTACGCGCCGACCTCGTCGGCGATCCGGCGGAACTCCGCGAAGTCCAGCTGCCGCGGGTACGCCGACCAGCCCGCCACGATGAGCTGCGGGTGGTGCTCCTTGGCCAGCCGCTCCACCTCGGCCATGTCGACCAGGTTGGTCTCCGCGTCCACGTGGTACGCGGCGACCTTGTAGAGCTTGCCGGAGAAGTTGATCTTCATGCCGTGGGTCAGGTGCCCGCCGTGCGCCAGGTCCAGGCCGAGGATGGTGTCACCCGGCTTGAGCAGGGCGAACATCGCGGCGGCGTTCGCCTGGGCGCCCGAGTGCGGCTGCACGTTGGCCGCGTCGGCGCCGAACAGCGCCTTGACCCGGTCGATGGCGAGCTGCTCGATCACGTCGACGTGCTCGCAGCCGCCGTAGTAGCGGCGGCCGGGGTAGCCCTCCGCGTACTTGTTGGTGAGCACCGAGCCCTGCGCCTCCAGCACGGCGACCGGCGCGAAGTTCTCGGACGCGATCATCTCCAGCGTGGACTGCTGGCGGTGCAGCTCGGCGTCGACCGCGGCCGCCACATCCGGGTCGAACTCGTGCAGGGACTGGTTCAGCAGCGACATCGCGGGTTCCCTCAGTTCTCGATGAAGGCGTCGTACTCGGTGGCGGACAGCAGGTCGGACGGCTCCTCGGCGACCTTCACCTTGAACAGCCAGCCGCCCTCGAAGGGCGCGGTGTTCACCAGCGACGGGTCCTCGACGACGTCCTGGTTCACCTCGGTGACCTCGCCGCCGACCGGCGAGTACAGGTCGCTGACGGACTTGGTGGACTCCAGCTCGCCGCAGGTCTCACCCGCGGTCACCGTCGCGCCCACCTCGGGGAGCTGGACGAAGACCACGTCGCCGAGCGCGTCGGCGGCGTGCGAGGTGATGCCCACCGTGGCCGCGCCGTCGGCGGGGGCGGAGAGCCACTCGTGCTCCTTGCTGTAACGAAGCTGCTCAGGGTTGATGCTCATGGCTGAATTCTCCCGGATCGACAGGGGTGCTCGCGGGTGCGGCACGGCAAACGGAAAGCTGAGGGAAAGGGGGGCGAGGGGGAAGAACGGGGAAACGGCGAGGTGCGGTGCGGTGCGAGTCGCGGAACCGGCGCCGGGTGGGGCGACGGGGGAGCGGGCTCGGTCCGCTCAGCGCTCGCGCCGGTAGAACGGCAGCGCCACGACGTCGTACGGCTCCCGCGAGCCGCGGATGTCCACCGCGACCCCCGGCGTGCCGGGCGCCGCGTGCGCCGCGTCCACGTACGCGATCGCGATCGGCTTGCCGAGGGTCGGCGACGGGGCGCCCGAGGTGACCTCGCCGATCACCGCGCCCGAGGCGTCGGTGACCGGGTAGCCGGCCCGCGGCACCCGGCGGCCCTGCGCGACCAGCCCGACGAGCTTGCGCGGTGGCAGGTCCTTGGCCCGTTCGGCGGCGGCGCCCAGCGCGGCGCGCCCGACGAAGTCCCCGGGCTTGTCGAACTTGACCACCCGGCCGAGCCCGGCGTCGAACGGCGTGACCGAGGCGGTCAGCTCGTGCCCGTACAGCGGCATGCCCGCCTCCAGGCGGAGCGTGTCCCGGCAGGACAGCCCGCACGGCACCAGGCCGGCCGACTCGCCAGCATCGGTCAGCGCCCGCCACAGCCGCTCGGCGTCGGCCGGCGCGACGAACAGCTCGAAGCCGTCCTCCCCGGTGTAGCCGGTGCGGGCGATCAGCGCGTCCACCCCGGCGACGGTGCCGGGCAGCCCGGCGTAGTACTTCAGCCCGTCCAGGTCGGCGTCGGTCACCGCCTTCATGATCGCCGGGGCCTGCGGGCCCTGGACGGCCAGCAGCGCGTACGCGTCGCGGTCGTCGCGGACCTGCGCGTCGTACTCCGCCGCGCGCAGCGCCACCGCGTCGAGCACGGTCTGCGCGTTGGACGCGTTGGCGACGATCATGAACTCCTGCTCGCCGAGCCGGTACACGATCAGGTCGTCGAGGATGCCGCCGTCGGGCGCGCAGATCATCGTGTAGCGGGCCCGGCCCACCGCCAGCGCGGACAGGTGGCCGACCAGGGCGTGGTCCAGCGCCTCGCCCGCCTGCGGGCCGGTCACGGTGATCTCGCCCATGTGCGACAGGTCGAAGAGACCGGCCCGGGTGCGGACCGCCTGGTGCTCCTCGCGCTCGCTGGCGTACCGCAGCGGCATGTCCCAGCCGGCGAAGTCGGTCATGGTCGCGCCGAGGGCGCGGTGCAGGGCGTCGAGCGCGGTGTGACGGGGTTCGCTCATCGGTGACAGGCTCCCAGGCTCGGTCTCGGTGAAGAGGAAGGAGAGATGACGGATGGACACTCCCCATCTGTCATCGGAACCTGAGAGGTTCACCGTGAACCCCGCTCGCGCGGGCCGCGGTTTGCACCTTGGGTGGGCGGGACCGCACACCCGAGGGTGCGCCGACGGCTCCGCCGCTTTTCAGATCTGCCTCGCCCGCGCGGTATCTGTGCCTGAGAGATTCAAGGGAGGACTTGCTCCTTCGGCGCCCGTCCCGGCGCCCGCGAACTGGTCGCGTGCACAGGTCCGGGGCTCTCCCGCGCGGCCTCGAACGGCCGGTATGCAAGTTGTGGTCTTCATCATTGCATGCCCAGGGTCCCCGGCCCCCGGCAGCGGTTAGGGTTTCCCGGGCACGACGCTGCACAACGCTACAGACGCGGTACACGGGCGGACAAGGGTGGACATGGAGAATCCGGCACCGTACATATGGCCGGCGAACGAGCTGGAAGAGGTGCTGGGGGCCAGCCTCGGCAATCCGTCGGCCACACCCCGGCTGCTGGAGGTGCTCGGCCGCTCCCAGGTGTGGGTGCCGCTGCCGAACGGCGGCTCGCCGGACGCGGCCGGCCTCGACCTGCCGACCGTCGTGCTCGGCGGCGCGCCCTACGTACCGGTCTTCAGCTCCGAGCAGCAGTTCCGGCAGGCCGCGGACGGCATGTCCTGCACGGTCGCGCCGGTGCACGAGTTCGCCCGCGGGCTGCCGCCGCTGGTCGGCATCGCGGTCAACCCCGGCGGGGCGGTCGGCGTGCCGCTGCCGCCGGCCGCGGTGGCCCAGCTGTGCCGGCCGGTGCCGGGCGAGCGCGCGCCGCAGTTCTCCGGGGTACGCGGCGCGGACGCGCCCCCCGGTGCCCGGGTGCGGCTGTGGGAGCCGGGCCACGACGAGGAACCGGTGGACTTCCTGGCCGCCGCGGCCGGCGAGTTCGCGGTCACCCCGGTGCTGCTCTCCGGCCGGCGGGCGCTGGCCGCCGTGGAGGAGGAGCCGCCCGCCCTGTTCATCGGTGTGGAACTCGACCGCTGGCAGGAGGACGACCGGGCCGCCGCGATGGACGCGCTCGGCCGGGCGATGGGCGTGGCCCCGCCGCCGTGGCCGGTGCACCTGATCCTGCTGGACGTGGCGCAGGACCCGGTGGGCGACTGGCTGCTGGAGACGGTGCGGCCGTTCTTCGCCCGCGACTGAGTCCGCGACCGAGTTCGCGGGCGAGTCCGCGGGCGAGCCGCGAACCGGCTGCGGCCCGGCGGTGGTCGGGCGGTGATCGGGCCGCGGCCCGGCGGTGATCTTGGCCGCGGTCGTGTGGCGGGCGGGTCCGGCCGCCTCGCGCCCGTTCAACGGTCGTATACCTGGTCTATAGCCGGTTCCGCTTGAGTCGGTCGCCATACCGCTGGGCACACTCGACCTGGTTTGATGTCGTGCGAAGAGCAGAACGAAACGAGGGGAAAGGGGCGGTCCCACGTGATCGCGGGCGCGCAAGGCGGTGCGGCGCAGGCCGGCCATGTGGAGCAGATGCTGCTCCAGGTGGCTCCCGGCCGGTTCGACGCATACGAGAACCTGCTCGCGTCACTCGCCGAGGGCCAGGTGTGGATGCTGCTGTGGCACGGCAGTTCCGGGGCGTCCGACGCGCAGTACGGCACCATGGAGATCGGCGGGTACGGCTACGCGCCGTGCTTCACCTCGCCGCGTGAGCTGGCCGCCAGCGGCTGGAACCGCGACCACGAGGTGGTCTCCGGGCGGGACATCGCGCAGACCCTCTACCCGGACCGCTCCGGGCTGTGGCTCAACCCGCACGCGGCCGGCGGCGGGATCGGCATCCCCTGGGCGGACCTGCGCAGGATCGCGGTCGGGCTCGACCTGCTGCCCGCCGGCCCGCTCCAGATCGGGGAACCGTCCCTGCAGATGCCGCAGTTCTACGCGCTTCTCGCGCAGGCCGCGCACCGCACCTCCGCGGTGCGGGCGCTCCGGCAGGCCTGGGTGCAGCCCGTACTCGGCGAGCCCTACCTCGCGATCGGCGTCGAACTCTACGAAGGTGCCGCGCAGGCGGTGGAGTCCGTCCGCCTCATGATGCAGCAGGCGGTCGCCGGCGTACCTGACGGCGTCGCCGTCTCCACGGTGGCCATGGCCGACCCCTACGACCCGGTCGCCCTCTGGATGCGCACCTTCGGCCGCCCCTTCTTCGACAGGTAGGGCGCCCCTGACCCCCTGGTAGTGGCCGCACTTACCGGGGCGCTGGGGGTACTCGCCCTGGCTCCGCCGGGGGCACCCCCACCCAGGCGAAGCTCTGGGGGTGGGGGCACCTCCCGGCGAAGCCAGGGGGAGAACTGCGCGACAAGCCACAGCGGACCGTAAGGTCCGGGACATCACGTGGTGGGGCCGGGCGGGCGGACCACCGCGTCGAGCAACCCCAAAGGCGGGCTGCCCAAGTGCATGAGGGCACCGTGGAAACGGGGCAGGGAGAAGTCCGCGCCCCACTCCCGCTCCGCGCGCCGGCGCACCCGGAGGATCTCCAACTTGCCCCAGGTGTACCGCCCATAGCCCGCGTCGAACGTGCCGCGCCGCGCCTCCGCCGAGGCCGCCGCAGGCGAAAGGTGGGCGTCGCGCACAAAGTACCTCGCGGCCTCGTCCAGCGACAGCGCCCCTGTATGCAAACCGATCGCGCAGGTGAGCCGGGTGACCCGGACCAGCGCTTCGAGGGCCACGCCGATCGCGAAGCGCGGGTCACGCGCGCGGAACCCCTCGTCGAGGCAGACCTCCTCGACGTAGTGGGCCCAGCCCTCGGAGAACGAGAGGCTGTGCAGGAGGCGACGGACCGGGGACGGCGCCCGGCGCAGCGCGCGGCCGTGCGCGAAGTGCCCGGGGGCCACCTCGTGGAGGGTGATGGACGGCATGCTGGTGCGGCTGAAGACCGTCAGCCACTCCTCGCGCTCGTCGGCGGGCCAGTCCGCGTCGGGCGGCGTCACGTGGTACCAGGAGGGCGCGTCGGGCTCGGCCGGCGCCGACCACGTCATCATGGCCATCGCCCAGCGCCGGGACGCGGGCGCCGGGCCGACCAGGCACTCGCCGTCCACGTAGGGCGCGAGCCCCCGCTCGCGGGTGAACTCGATGGCTTCCTCGGTGAGTCGGGCCGCCTCGGCGATCACGCCGTCGGCGCCCGGGTGGTCGGCGAGCAGGCCGGGCAGCAGTTCGTCCACGTCGCTGCGCGGGTCCAGGACGCGGCAGGAGTCGGTGAGCAGTTCGGTGAGCCGGGCGCGCTCCCGGTCGGCCCGCCCGGCCAGTTCGGTGAGGTCCACCCGCACGCCCTCCTGGGCGCCCATCAGCGCGGCGAGCGCCCGTCCGCCGAGCCGGGGGTCGGGGTCGCCGTGTTCGGCGATGTGCTGGATGTGGCCGACCAGCCGCTCGTGCGCGCGCAGGGCGGCCCGTTCGACCTCGCCGGCGTCCGGGTCCAGGTCGGCGGCCAGGCCGAGCACCGAACCGAGCAGCGCCTCGGCGACCGGGGCCCGTACCTGGTCGAGCGAGGACAGTGCGGCGTCCACGGCCTCCGGCCACCGCGCGAGGTGTTCCCGGCGGGCCCGGGCGCGGTCCCCGCGCGGGGCGTACTCCCGGCCGTAGCAGGCCAGTTCGAGGTTGGACAGGTGCGGGTAGGGGTCGCGCCGGTGCAGTTCGAGCTCGCCGAACTGCACGCGCAGGGCCTCCTCGAAGACCGCAAGGTGGGCTTCGTCGTGCGGGTCCCGGAGCGGGTCGCCGCGCCGGGCGCGGGCCATGGCCGCCAGCCCGTCGCGGACTCCCTGGGGGGACAGATCCTGCACCCGGCCGTCGTATTCGTGCAGGCCCGACATCTCCCGGGCCTGGGGCATCATCAGGTCGCAGACCGCGCGCAGCCGTTCGTCCATCAACCGACCGTACCCCGAGGTACGCGTCGGTAACGATGAAAGAACCACCCACATCACAGTTGCGCATCCCTTCGCGGCCAGGTCTGGCGGGTGATCGCCAACCAGAAGAAGAATCCAGCGGCAAGACACCTTGGTGTTGACATGTCCCAACCGCAACGCGCGTAGTGGATACGCACGTCGCACGCATGATCACGTCGAGCGGCCACTGTGGGTGACCTCAGTGCCATCTGCAACTACCGCATCAAGTGCACCAACTGACGAGGAAGCCGCTACAGCGGCGGGCGCGCGCCGGTTACCCACCGGCGAGAGGGGTCGGCAAACGCCATGACCGCACCTATCGAGACCACCTCCGGACAGGCCGAAGCGCATCCGGAGGCCGTACTCAGCGGGGCCGGGCGAGGCATGATCGAGGGGCGCTCGCTCGGTCAGATCGCCTGGGGCCGGCTCAGACGAGACAAGGTCGCGATGGCCGGCGGCGTGGTGGTGCTGCTGCTGGTGCTGCTGGCGATCCTCGCCAAGCCGATCGAGATGGTCTTCAACCTCGATCCGAACGCCTTCCACCAGAACCTGGTCGACCCCGAACTGCTGTCGCCCAAGGGCGGCTGGGGCGGCATGAGCTGGTCCCACCCGCTGGGCGTGGACCCGAAGTTCGGCCGCGACATCCTGGCCCGGATCATCGAGGGCTCCTGGATCTCCATGCTGGTGGCCACCGGTGCCACCGTGCTGTCCAACGTGATCGGCACCGTGCTCGGCGTCATCGCCGGCTACTACGGCGGCTGGGTGGACAGCCTGATCAGCCGGCTGATGGACGTCTTCCTCGCCTTCCCGCTGCTGCTGTTCGCGATCTCCATCTCGGCCTCGCTGCAGGACGGCGCCTTCGGGCTGAGCGGGCTTCCGTTGCGGATCTGCGTGCTGATCTTCGTGATCGGCTTCTTCAACTGGCCCTACATGGGCCGGATCGTCCGCGGCCAGACGCTGAGCCTGCGCGAGCGCGAGTTCGTCGACGCCGCCCGCGGCATGGGCGCGCGCGGGCCGTTCATCCTCTTCCGCGAGTTGCTGCCGAACCTCGTGGCGCCGATCCTCGTCTACTCCACGCTGCTGATCCCCACCAACATCCTGTTCGAGGCCGCCCTGAGCTTCCTCGGGGTCGGCATCGCGCCTCCGCAGGCCTCCTGGGGCGGCATGTTGACCAGCGCGGTCGACGTCTACCAGTCCGACCCGCAGTACATGTTCGTGCCCGGCCTCGCGATCTTCATCACGGTGCTGGCCTTCAACCTCTTCGGCGACGGGCTGCGGGACGCCCTCGATCCGCGCAGCAAGTGATTCCGCAGGGATGACCCACCGACCCCGGGTGGCACCTCGTGTGCCGTGCGGCACCCATGGCCGACCCGGCGACTCAAATAGGAAGTGAGGGGCGTACCCCGGTATGAACACCAGAAAGGTGACCTCCGCTCTCGCGCTCTGCTTGGCGATGGCACTCGGCGTGTCCGCCTGCGGCGGCTCGGGCGGCTCCAGCGGCTCGGGCAAGAAGGACCAGGCGCTGACCTCGATCGTCAACGCGTCGAGCAAGAAGGGCGGGACGGTCACCGCCGACCACTCCACCGGCCCTGACTCCCTCGACCCGGGCAACACCTACTACGGCTGGGTGCAGGACTTCTCCCGGCTCTACGCCCGTACGCTCCTGACCTTCAAGCCGGCGGCCGGCAAGGCGGGTCTGACGGTGGTCCCGGACCTGGCGACCGGACTCGGCACCTCCAGCCCCGACGCGAAGACCTGGACGTACCACCTGCGCACGGGTGTGAAGTTCCAGGACGGCACCCCGGTGACCTCCAAGGACGTCAAGTACGCGATCGAGCGCAGCAACTTCGCGCCCGACGTGATGTCCAACGGCCCGGTGTACTTCAAGAGTTACCTGGCCGACGACAGCAAGTACCAGGGCCCGTACAAGGACAAGAGCCCGAACGGGCTGTCGTCCATAGAGACGCCCGACAACCAGACGATCGTCTTCCACCTGGCGCAGCCGTTCGCCGACTTCGACTACCTGGCGACGTTCTCGCAGACCGCTCCGGTCGAGCAGTCCAAGGACACCGGCGCCACGTACGTGCAGCACATCCAGTCGACCGGCCCGTACAAGTTCTCCTCCTACTCCGAGGGCAAGGGCGCCACGCTGGTGCGCAACCCGGAGTGGAGCAAGGCCACCGACCCGATCCGCACCGCGCTGCCCGACAAGTACGTGCTGAAGTTCAACGTCAACCAGAAGACGATCGACAACGACCTGCTCTCCGACAACCTCACCGTCGACCTCCAGGGCACCGGTGTCGAGGCGGAGACGCAGTCGAAGATCCTGGGCAACAAGAACCGGCTGGCGCACACCGACGACTCCATCGCCGGCGCCACCTCGTACATGGCGCTCAACCTGCACGTGAAGCCGTTCGACAACATCAACTGCCGCAAGGCCGTGCAGTACGCGGTGAACAAGACCTCCGTGGTCAACGCCGAGGGCGGCGCGGTCAAGGGCGACGTGGCCAGCACCCTGCTGCCCCCGTCGGTGAACGGCTACACCAAGTTCGACGAGTACCCGACCGCGGGCAACAACGGTGACGTGGCCAAGGCCAAGGCGGCGCTCGCGGCGTGCGGCAAGCCCAGCGGCTTCACCACCACGCTCACCGCGCGCAGCGACCGGCAGCCCGAGATCGACGGCGCCACCGCCATCCAGGCGGCGCTGAAGAAGGTCGGCATCACCGTCAACATCAAGACCTTCCCGTCGGACAAGTACTTCTCCAACTACGCGGGCGTCCCGGACTACGTGCACTCGCACGGCGTCGGCATGATGATGATGGCGTGGGGCGCCGACTGGCCGACCGGCTACGGGTTCCTGGACCAGATCGTCGACGGCAGCGCGATCAAGCCGTCCGGTGGCAACAACCTGATGGAGCTGAACGACCCGAAGATCAACCAGGCGCTGTCCTCGGCGATCTCCAACACCGACACCGCCGCCCGGACCAAGGCGTGGGGCGACATCGACAAGATGGTGATGGCGAACGCCTCGGTGGTGCCGCTGATCTACCGCAAGAACCTGCTCTACCGCCCGGACTCCGCCACCAACGTGACGGTCACTCAGGCGTACCTGGGCATGTACGACTTCCTGCTGATGGGTTCCTCGAAGTAGCCGCAAGGCTCCTACGCACCGAAAGGCAGGTGAAGGCTCCGGCGTCCGCCCGGTCCGGCCCCCGATCCGGGCCGGGCGGACGCCAGCCGGAACGGCCGTGACCGCTTACCTCATCCGTCGCGTGTTCGCCGCGATCGTGCTCCTTCTGGTGGTCAGCATGATCACCTTCGCGATCTTCTTCCTCGTCCCCCGCATCGGTGGCCAGACCACCACCCAGCTCGCCACGCAGTACGTGGGCAAGGACGCCAACCCGGCGGCCGTCGCGGCGATCAAGAAGAACCTCGGCTTCGACCTGCCGCTCTACGAGCAGTACTGGCACTTCCTCAAGGCGCTGGTCGCCGGCGCCGACTACCACTACGGTCCCGACCCGGTGCACTGCAACGCGCCCTGCTTCGGCTACTCCTTCAAGAGCCATGTCGAGGTCTGGCCGCAGCTGAAGTCCCGTATCCCGGTGACGTTCTCGCTGGCGATCGGGGCCGCGGTGATCTGGGTCGTCACCGGTGTGGCGGTGGGCGTGGTCTCCGCGCTGAAGCGGGGCACCATCATCGACCGGCTGTCGATGGGCGTGGCCCTGATGGGCGTGTCGCTGCCGATCTTCTTCACCGGCATCCTCGCGCTGAGCGTGTTCACCGTGCAGTGGCCGCTGTGGAGCAACGGCATGAACTACGTGTCGTTCACGCACAATCCCGCCGACTGGGCGTGGAACCTGCTGGTGCCCTGGTGCAGCCTCGCCTTCCTGTACTCCGCGCT comes from Streptomyces sp. NBC_00448 and encodes:
- a CDS encoding ABC transporter substrate-binding protein, with protein sequence MNTRKVTSALALCLAMALGVSACGGSGGSSGSGKKDQALTSIVNASSKKGGTVTADHSTGPDSLDPGNTYYGWVQDFSRLYARTLLTFKPAAGKAGLTVVPDLATGLGTSSPDAKTWTYHLRTGVKFQDGTPVTSKDVKYAIERSNFAPDVMSNGPVYFKSYLADDSKYQGPYKDKSPNGLSSIETPDNQTIVFHLAQPFADFDYLATFSQTAPVEQSKDTGATYVQHIQSTGPYKFSSYSEGKGATLVRNPEWSKATDPIRTALPDKYVLKFNVNQKTIDNDLLSDNLTVDLQGTGVEAETQSKILGNKNRLAHTDDSIAGATSYMALNLHVKPFDNINCRKAVQYAVNKTSVVNAEGGAVKGDVASTLLPPSVNGYTKFDEYPTAGNNGDVAKAKAALAACGKPSGFTTTLTARSDRQPEIDGATAIQAALKKVGITVNIKTFPSDKYFSNYAGVPDYVHSHGVGMMMMAWGADWPTGYGFLDQIVDGSAIKPSGGNNLMELNDPKINQALSSAISNTDTAARTKAWGDIDKMVMANASVVPLIYRKNLLYRPDSATNVTVTQAYLGMYDFLLMGSSK
- a CDS encoding ABC transporter permease, which gives rise to MTAYLIRRVFAAIVLLLVVSMITFAIFFLVPRIGGQTTTQLATQYVGKDANPAAVAAIKKNLGFDLPLYEQYWHFLKALVAGADYHYGPDPVHCNAPCFGYSFKSHVEVWPQLKSRIPVTFSLAIGAAVIWVVTGVAVGVVSALKRGTIIDRLSMGVALMGVSLPIFFTGILALSVFTVQWPLWSNGMNYVSFTHNPADWAWNLLVPWCSLAFLYSALYARLTRAGMLETMGEDYIRTARAKGLRERDVVVRHALRSTLTPIVTIFGMDFGLLVGGAVITEQVFSLPGMGAYAIQGVTANDLPIVMAVTLVVAFFVVVCNLLVDLAYAVLDPRVRYS